The window TCCTTTTATCAATGAATTTAGAGTGGTCGACAAAACTATCTTTTCTACACAAAGTGGAGTCCCTCCCCTCCCGCGCGCGAAATATTGGTCATGGAACCTCCATTGAGTATGAGGAATGTAATACTGCACGTAGCAACCTTTTCTAACACTTTCTCTAAAATGTCAAAGTACTCTTTTAAACTTTTCTTATCAAAGTTaatataattgtaatttttggATAATCTAAACTATATCTAACAAATTTGTTGGACATATTTCTTAATATTTATTACTTAGTGTATCATCATGTATATcaaatataatattttcaaattttattaaacTAGTTGAAAGAGTGTAAGAGATATGCATAAACAATTAACAACAATATGCTTTTCTGCTATTAATTAGTATATCATCgtctatatcaaatataatatttttaatttttattgaacTAATTGGAAGAGTGTAAGAGATATTCATAACAAATTAACAACAATATGCTTTTCCTCTTTGTGATCAAAATCTTGatgtattttagttttttttaccaCTAAATAttgtaaaatatttataatttttttttaaagaaaggtaagtgaaaaaataaaaataaaataaaagatgtaTGATTATTAACTAGAGCAGAGATAAAAGGGTCGTGGAGGGTCCGACCCGCCAAAAACCCCGAAGAGGGATTTTTCGTTCTGACTCCGTCCTATTCTACCATGGCTGGAGCTTAAAGAAGTTGGAGGCTAAGCCCCATCTAtcaaaaccttttttttttaattaggcAGACATAAAACGACAATATTTTAGATTGTCCCAAAATGACGTCGTTTTAAGTCAacccaattaaaaaaaaaaagaatgaaaggACGTAATTGTCCTTCCATTCCAATTACTCCTTCCCTTCCCTAACTTCTTTCATTCTTCAATTTCGATAGAAGAAAGAACGAGGGGAAGGGAATGAAGCACTTTTATTCAAATAAGATTTTCTTTGAACAACTTTATCTAATTTGATTGCTCGCGCCACGTTGCCGTCGGAGATTGCAATTTGGAAAACACCATTGCCATTATAAGTAGGTTTTCTTTGATTCTTTAATtaggtttttaaaaaaaaaaatacaatactaatttctaatttagggctttttttttttgttaattctaAATTAAATACCAACTATAGGCATTTAATATACTCTACATCTATTGGATTCTTATGAATATAtttttaagattattattaatttccataaagaaaatatactttagggttttaatttttttttgtataattagGGGTTTTGATTATTAATTATTGATTAGAGGTTTAGTTATACCAATTgttgaatttaattaattaacgtGTAATAATTTGTGAAAATGATATAGTATTATGTTTCCAATTTGTTATTGGATTGTTTGAAGTAAttccaaattaaaaataagagtttgaaaaaagaaaataaaagtaagTAAATTTGAAATATGGACAATAATTTGACAATTAAACATTAATCAATTTATTTGTGTTGCTTTAATTTTTTGGCCAACAATGTTTAATTGACTTTACAGTTCAAATGGTAGCACTCCTAAAACCACAATAGTGATGGTACTTAGCATTGTTAGCATTTCTCTTATCCCACCTGTCATATCTCATTGGTGACGATTTTTGTTGCTAAACCGAAGGTGGTCCCTTTTGGCAATGAATTTAGAGTGGTCGACAAAACCGTCTTTTCTACACACAGTAGagtctcccccccccccccccccccccccccccccccgaaaTTTTGGTCATGGCTCCACCGCTGATTATGAGGAATGGAATACTATGTGTATCATCCTTTTCTACACTTGCTCTAGAAGCTTACCTCAACTGAAATATCATCGATTCTAATCTCATACTAAATCCTCACCTCTCATCATTGATCAATCATTAGCGATAAGTTTCCCTCATGTAAATAACATATTagattcattttctctctctcttagtTGTGAAATGGCGGTTATAATGTTTTTATATGTATAACTTTTCTCTATAAATGAGAAAATAATCAATGGACGAAACATAGAGCTCAAATCAATTAAACATAGCTCAATTAAAGCTCAACTACTGAACACATGCAAATCATTAAAAGAGCACAACATCATCAAATTTCAAACGACACTGAATCTACACGATTTCAAGTAAGCATTATACAACtggtcttcttcttccattagtAGACTTGAGCTTTATTTAGAAGCTTATCTCAATTGCCATATCATCGATTCTAGGCTCTAATCCAATCTCACACTCAATTCTCACCTCTTGTCATTGATCAATCATTAGCCATAAATTTCCATCATGAAAATAACATGTTAGATTCATTTCTCTCTTATTTGTGAAATGACAAATAAGATttataagagcatctccaagagactcttagtgagctctctaaaaataatataaataattgactcttagtgatttaagagtagctaagatatatcatctccaacaatgctccttatattcactccttatttattattttattattaagctTATTCTTTATTattacattaccaatagtgtgaggagagagacacatcaataataaattattaataaaaaataaagttaggaggcactaagagatggagatggagataggctcttagtgatttaaggagccactaagaggttgttgaagatgaattttcattctccctcctcaaattttaacttaagagccaacttaagaggctgttggagatgctctaatgtTTATATGTGTATACCTTTTCtctataaatgaaataaatgagAAAATAATTAGTTGATTAAATATAGTTCAATTAAAGCTCAACTAATGAACACACGAAAACCATCAAAACAGTGCAGCAACATCAAATTTCAAATAATAGTGAACCTACGCGATTTCAGGTAAGTAATATACAATCGATCTCCTTCTTCCATTAGTAGACATGAGCTTGATTCTAGAAGCTTACCTCAACTGCCATATCATCGATTCTAGGCTCTAATCCAATCTCACATTCAATCCTCACCTCTCATCATTGATCAATCATTAGCCACAAATTTCCATCATGTAAACAACACGTTAAATTCATTTCTCTCTCTTAGTTGTAAAATGGTAGTTACGATTTATAATGTTTATATGTGTATACCTTAATGAAATTGATGACAAAATAATCAGTGGataaaatataaagttccaATTAATAAAACGTAGCTCAACTAATGAACACAAGCAAAGCATCAAAGCAGTGCAACAACATCAAATTTCGAACAACAGTAAATCTACAAGATTTCAGGTAAGCATTATACAATtgatcttcttcttccattagtAGACTTGAGCTTGATTCTTGAAGCTTATCTCGGCTTCCATATCATCGATTCTAAACTCTAATACAATCTCACATTCAATACTCACCTCTCATCATTAATTAATCATTTGTCATAAATTTCTCTCATGCAAATAACATGTTAGATTCGTTTTCTCTCTTAGTTGTGAAATTACCGTTACAGTTTATACTGTATATGTGTATAACATTTTTGTGTAAATAAAATCGATGAGAATGAAGTATATTCTTCTACTCATTAGTATTTCCTTTTAAGTTTTTCTTATCATAGTACTCATTAGTATTTCCTTTTAAGTTTTTCTTATcatagtaatttttttaataactattaacaataaatttaatattagttAGTTGATATAATTATAGTATTCGGAGAATCTTATGTAACATCCTACCCAATGCCATGGAGATATTGTCTGCTCTGGTGCAAATCCAACACATTAGGCCCCACGGCTTTAAAACAtgtctacatgtattggattcacatcttactaataagccacaatcactctctctccctttccgatatgggattcagttcattcatgcGTATATCGACATCCCTTCCCTTAGGGTCACGCCTTGCTCAGGCTTTCTACCTCGACGTCATCCACTCTGAACCGGGTGGGTTACAATCTAAACTATTAATAACAAATTTGTTATACATATCATCTAATATTAGCAtattatatatatcaaatataatctCTTTGATTTTCATTAAGCTCCAACATCTAaatatattttagttttttttaccagattgataattattatttttcaaagaaaagaaagtgaAAAAAGAGAGGAGGTATGAGTATAAGGAAGGGAGTAGTGTGAGTAGCAGCTTTTCTCCACCTTTTCTCAACGACAAATGGACCACGGATTCCAACATGACACTTATAATTGAATATAATAAAAGCATTTGAAGTCCGCACACCCTTTTGTTACAATTTCCAACGACACAGTTCAGTATTAGTTTGTATTGTCTGCAACAGAAAGCAGAAGAAGGGAagggaagagagagagagaggcggagaagaagaaggagaaggagcaAAAGAAAAGCCTGGAGTGAGAGAAGAAACAGATAGGgaaggagaaaaagaagaatgggACGATCCACTTCTTGTTTCAAATTAATTCCATGCGCTGGTGATTCAACTGACAACGATGATCTTCAAGCTCCTGAGGTATCTGATTCTTCAGCAATGCTCCCTTTCTGTCTCTCTTATCTCTTTCAGTTTTTGATTTGTGGATTTACTGCTTTCTTCTGATTCGCCTTTTGGTGATTCGTCATGAGTTCGAGGTCTTCTTTTTTAGTTTGTAgatttgaattttgtaagttaCTGTTATAGATTGTCGTCCTTCCAGTGGGAATCAACAGGATGCTGGAAATGGGAACAATTTGAGTTTTTGGAGATCCCGAGGAATTTACTTCGAACTGTGTAATTTAATGCATGACTCAGTTTGTGCTTCTACTAGAAGtgacaaaatcaaaatcaacttTATGCTCTTTTTTTTGTTACTATAACTGTTGGCTTTTATGATTAACGAATGTTGATGCTAGGACATTGTAATTTCGAGATAATTGAGACATTATGATAAAATGGCTTAAGATCATAAGATGTGATTATTACATCAATTGATGTTCGTGTTGCAGGTAATGGATGCAACAGTAGTGGGCATGATTTTTTTCTAGGATTAGATCTATCTGAGGTTTAACATTTTTTCTGCTTGGATCTAGTGAAAGTGGCTTCACATTATTCTCATCTAAAAGAATTATGTcctttttttaacattttttttttcctggaTTGGTATACATAATGTAGGATCATGTTGGCTTTCTAGTTGATCCAAGTTCTGATTAACATGTATGGAGATCTATGGATGCAGCCTGATGCTAGTTACTGAGCATTTGTGCTTTGAGATTTGTGGAATCTTTAGGGGACTTCCTTATCATGGTTGAAAATTGTAATTTGTTATATCAAGCTTGATGTCTGTGTTTGGCTCATAATTACACTCATTGAGAGCAGATATCATTTGTATGATTAAATAAGGAGAGGCATTCTAGCTGGAGTCAGTGTGGTGTCAGATTGTCTGATGGTGTCACTGGTTCATAACCATGACTGGGTATTGCTGGCATTACTGCCTCTtgtgatattttaagcaattgtAGAACTCTTGTTTTGGGGCATGTGCTTTTCGTATAAAAATTGTTAACTTCTAAACCTGTGAGGATTAGTCAAACTCTGAATAAAGAGTGTTAGGAGTCGGCGCAATCGAGGAAAAAGAGTTTCAGTGTCAGAATTGGATACTAACTACTATGATGAAGAGTGTTGAAGCTTTGTTTTCTCTTTCTGTCTGATGGCATTTGTTGATTTTTGTTTCAGAACAAGGGTTCAAGTGACAAACGTAGATGGAGTTTCCGGAAGAGATCTGCTCGCCATCGAGTTCTAAGCAACACTGTCATTGCAGAAGCCCCTTATTCTGCAAACAAGGGGTGCTCAGATTCTGGTAGTCTTAACTTCCAATCACCAGATACCTCTACTGTCCCAGAGAAGATCTCTGTGATACATTGCACTGACGAGAAACCACAGTTGCCAACTTCTATAGACTCAAAAGCATCTGAAACTATTGTTGTCATTGAAGATAAGAGCGAAGATGATGCCCAACTTGAAGAGTCTGTGGTTATTGTCATACAAACTGCTGTCAGAGGGTCTTTGGTAGGATTCTATTTTAAATTGTTTCTGTATTTCATTGGCTAATATCAATATAACAATTACattcattaaaaatattttgttaGGCCCAAAGAGAATTGTCCAAGCTGAAGAATTTAGTTAAATTGCAAGCTGCTGTGCGTGGACACTTGGTCCGGCAACAAGCTATTGGAACCCTTAGATGTGTACAAGCCATTGTCAAAATGCAGACACTTGTTCGTGCTCGTCAAGCTCGCTTGTTTCGGGAGGGGTTGTCTTCGGAAAAGAAGATAGACGGGAAGTATGAGAAGGCTAATTCAAAGACCTCGGTAATGCCACTCAACTTAAAATAAGTATGTCCTGACTATATGTTATCTGTTACGGAAATGTTTCTGCTCAAACATTCTAGATCATATTGGTTCCATATGACCAGAATGCTCAACTTGCTATTTATGAACTCTCTTTGAGTAGTGTGTATGGGTAACATCAACAAAAATTGCTTTGTCTTGAACCATGAAGTCTTGAGAAAGGCATGTTCTCTAAGTATTAGCACTTAGTAATGTGAATTTCAAGATATGGACCATTATCAATTAATCCTGTTAGTAAGAAGTGGAAGGACTAAATGGGAAATTATCCTAGGAAGTTAGTTAAATTCCGTTATGGTGACTCTGCTAATTGTTATCCTTGTTATTTCATTATTCTGCTATCCTTCTTGTTTTCCAGTTTGTTAGAAGGTTGTCATTCCAGCTGCGGAATGATAATGGTAGAATAGTACTAGCTGCTATGTCAGCTGTGCTATCCTTCTATTTATGTAATCCTTGTCGTTTTTCCGTTTGTTAGAAGGTCGTTATTCCAGCTGTCATTCCAGCTGTGGAATAATAACAGTAGAATAGTACTAGCTGCTACATCAGCTGTACCATCCTCCTACTTATGTCATCCTTGTCGTTTTCCAGTTTGTTTGAAGCTTGTTATTCGGGCTGTGGAATGATAACGGTAGAATATACTAGCTGCTATATCAGCTGTACTATCCTTCTACGTATGTCATCCTTGTCATTTTCCAGTTTGTTAGAAGGTCGTTATTCCAGCTGTGGAATGATAACGGTAGAATAGTACTAGCTGCTACGTCAGCTGTACTATCCTTCTATGTATGTCCTCCTTGTCGTTTTCCAGCTGTGGAATGCTAACGGAAGAATAGTACTAGCTGCTATGTCAGCTATACTATCCTTCTATGTCATGCTTTTGTAAAGGTTCAGTATCAATGAGAATTTACTAACCTtcttatctctctctctctctctattctGCTTATATATTTTAACCCATTCCCTCTAAGATTCCTTCGGTCAGCTTATAACTCTGACAGGTAGCTGTTCTTTATAAACAAAGAATCTTTGTTAATTATCTTTGTGTTTTAGGGCAAGGAAAACTCCACAACCAAGCCAAATGTAACGTACACTTCCATTAACAAGTTGCTTAGCAATAAGTTTGCTCGTCAGGTATGGTGAATGAATCTATTTTCACTTAAATTACACATATCTCCTTCATTGTTCCAAGCATATTGATGTTTTCTTTTTGACTTAAGCTAATGGAATCAACACCAAAGGAGAGGCCTATCCACATTAAGTGTGATCCAGCAAAACCAAATTCTGCTTGGAATTGGTTGGAGAGGTGGATGTCTGTTTCATCCGCAGAACCAACCCCGCATCCAGAGTCGAGATCTGAGCAACTGGAAAGAGAGAACACTGGTAATCTGGCATTGCAAGAAGAAACTGCAGTTCCGTTCGGAGGTTTTTATGAGATAGCGGATTCAGAGTCCAGTACAAAAGAAAATGATGTTCTGCCATCTCTAACTGATGAAAAATTGATAAGCTCTGATAAGGATGATTTTCAGTTTCAAGAACCCCATCCACCCTCTGCTTTAGCTGAAGATAATTTGGAGCAGCCCCGTTTTGAGAAGATCGTAGCATCTGACGTTGAAGAGCCTTCCACAGACATAGATTCGCTACCAAATCAAACTACGGAATCCAATGTAGAGCCCCATATTGAAACCAATTCGCTTCCTAATAAGGAAGAAGTTGAAGGTGAACCAACTGATCAACCCAAACGTAAGAGGTATGCCTCTGAACCACTGGAGACTGAAGGAAAGAAATTTGTATTTGGATCAAGAAAAGTTAGCAATCCCTCATTTTTAGCTGCCCATTCCAAGTTTGAGGAACTGAGCTCAACAACAAATTCAACTCGATCACCAAATCAAGATGGTGAAGTTGAACCAAAGACGGAGACAGTTTCATCTGGTGCAAATACTGTAATGAGGACAAAGGAGCTCAATGTGCTAGACAACGCTGTGCCAAATACTTTTAGGGGTCATCATGGCGGATCTGAATGTGGTACTGAACTTTCAGTTACTTCAACACTTGATTCACCAGATATATCTGAAGTTGGAGCTGCAGAGCCAGAATCTGAGCGTGAAGTTAAATCTTCAGAGAAGGAAACTTGCAATCCAAGCATCACAAAGGATGATGTTGCAGCTGAGAAGGCATCTTCAGATCCAGTGTCAGATTTATCAGACTCTGTAACGATTCAGCCGGACAAACATGATGATGTCAGAAATGAATCTGCAAACTCTATTGTTGCCGCAAAGTCTCCACTAATTGAGAAGAAGCCAGAGAGAAGTGCTTCTGATATCCAAAGAGAATTGAGCTCTGAAACAGTTGGTTTAACATATAGGTCATCTCCAGAAGCATCTCCAAGGAGCCTTATGACAGTTCCAGAATCCCAAGGAACGCCTTCTAGTCAGTTATCTGTTACAGATAAAAAGAACAGAAGCGGCAAGAGTGCTTCCAATCAAAAACGTAAATATGTTTCAGCAACTAAGAGATCTCCGTCAAACCCAAATAATGATTCTGGTGCAAGAGATAGCATGGAACAATTGGCCAGAGATCAAAAGAATGGGAAGAGGCGCAATTCTTTTGGTTCAACAAGAGCTGATCACACTGATCAAGAACCTGGAGATAGTAGTAGTAGTAGTTCAGTCCCTCACTTTATGCAAGCCACTCAATCAGCAAAAGCCAAACTCCAGGCTACTAGCTCGCCAAGATCAAGCCCAGACATTCAGGACAGAGAATATGTGAAGAAGAGACATTCCTTGCCTGGTACAAATGGAAGGCAGGGTTCTCCACGCATCCAGCGGTCAACATCTCTAGCACAGCCAGGATCAAAGGGAAATGGTGCCCTTATTGTTCATGGTATTCTCTAAACTTCCTTTTTCTTATATAATAACTGCTGTTGGTTAATATATGCAAACGGATATATTTCATTTGTCATATATGATCTTATTTAATTGCTTTTATCCTGTCAATAATAATTTTAAGTCATGGGATCTACTCTAGGAGTTTAGAAGCTGATACTGCATTTTTTTGCTATTAGAAGGATAGATTATCGCAGCCGTTATCTTGTTCCCAAGGAGTCCTTGTAGTGCTAATTCTTGCTTCGTTTCTTTCATTTCCCTCTTGTTTTGCCGTTTtttaagaaccattattaggtTGATATTATATTGCGATTTCTTCTTTTGACTGCCATCACTTTCTCGCTCTCGCTTAAAACAAGCTGCTATCTCATGTTCGACAATCTATCATATCTAGAGTATCGAGCATCCTAATAGCTTCCTATGAAGGTGGTAAGCATCTGGCTATATTTTGCACGAAACTTTGATTTTAAAGCCTGTCATGTTACCATATCTGTTTCGGAAATTGAAAATCTAGGAAACTTGTACAAAAAGTTTCGGGTCACGTTTTTCTTATTGAAAAATTGGAAGCTCGTTTTCAGAGTTGGAACGCTAAACGCACATGATTCAATAAATTTCTAATATTTTCTAGATCATCTCCTACTAGCTTTCAAAATGAAGAaatatctttttttctttttccctctATTATGTGACTGTGtttctatttatatattttaaaaattttaaaaatctaaagatatgtttatatatttttattatttgcaCAATTccgtataatacattttttacaAGGATTGTTTTCCCGGTTTCTGTTTCCGATTCACTTCCAGTATCCTTTTTCCATATAACATAAGCGTCTGGTAATCCGGGGATAAGCAAAGGCTTTACCTCTAGATGAAGTGTTTAAATTCTTGTATAAATACTGAACTAGTGAAAATGTGCTTGTTCCAGAGAAAAAATGGCAAAGGTAAAGAAGATTCGAAGTTGATGATCGATGCGGGCAAAGGTAAAAACTTGGAGAGGTTTTTTTCAGCTGATTGGGAGGGGGGAAGGAGATATTATAGGACTTTATAAGGGAGGATTTCATGATGTATATTACAAAGAAGTGTCCAATTTTTTAATGTTGGAGGTTACAGTGTGGAAATACTGTTTTGTGTGATATTACTGAGGTTTGTTTAACAAACATGGTTTTCAGTTTTTCATCTGGGGTTTACctaataaattcttttattcatttttcttgtTTCAATCCACAACTTAAGTAAGTATCCCACTTGTTTTGGTTCAGGTGGTTAAGGTATCAGCTTAACCATTCACCCATAGGATAGAATGACATTGTGATTAAAATACTTGATGAGAGGTTTGCCTTCCGAGCAAGATTCATCTGGCTCGAATTTGGATTAGTCTAGACAGTTGATCTGGATACTAAATGGTCTAGGGGAAAAAATATAGTTTTACTTCCAGAGTTTCTATTGTGATTAAAATACTTGATGAGAGTTTTACCTTTCGAGTGAGATTCATCTGGCTCAAATTTGGATTAGTTTGGACTGTTGATCTAGGATATTATAGGATATTAAATGATTGATttaggaaaaataaaatatataggtttactTCCATTGAATTGATTGGTTCCTAAACTTTCGGAGTGTCGTGTTAGTTTGTTGAATTTACTTAAAGTGATATATTACTTAAATTGATTTGCTGTCTTATTGAATTTAATCCTGAATTTGTTATATCATTTAAATTTGGGTGAATTTACTCGTGAGTTTGTTAGTATCATTTAAATTTGGGtgaataattataaggtccctgaGTTTTTACTTAATATATTAGTCAGTCCCtctgtttttaaaaataattatataatcccTCCGTTTTTGTGTTCATCAACTTCTTAATCTTTATATTTGAGTCAATGATCAAATTAtaccaaataaatttcaaaataccaaaattaccatttactctatgttttaataataaaatatctatttttcctattttatgttttttctcctattttcctacataatctctacaatattgagtaattaatttattgaattttatataattataaaattttaatttagtagcctaaaatttattgactaaaaaatgaatgaaaaatatttcaaaaattatcaaaataggaGTAAAACTATATAAATTTGTAAAAAGTAATCTTTATTGATctctaataattttataaataaagaaaaaaatgtgatttttaaaaaaattattaatatttaatgttagcttaaaaacattatataaaaaaataaaagtttaagagaataaaaataaatttttaatgattagtatatataattatataaattttggtgTATGTATACTTcatcaattttattaaaactGTTTAGATTAAATTTTGACATTAAAAGATAAGTTTTTGGGCAATTTGGACTTTCATCTACAAAAACAGATGGAATgactaaagagttgattaaaataaaacttaaggaccttataataatataatggaTCTACTAGTATGTCAAGCAAAAATataaggactttataattatttaccctttaaatTTTTGGGaggttaatcatttcattttttttaagtaagTTTATAACAAGATATTTGTAAGTTTTGGAAAGTAATAATATAGCAAGTTTAGGAACTTAAAAATATTAAGTGAAAATATAGCAGTTTATGATTTGATGCATCAAGTATAATAATGGTAACTTTGTTTTGCTGGTATTTTAGTTACTTTGAGAGTCATTAAGAATAAGTTTGCAAGGATAATTGAGGTTTGTCAATTGGTCAATTTAAGTTTTGAAAGTTTGATTACTAATAGAGCACTTTATGCAATTatcaattttgttattttaatttCATATGTACTGTTATCACTTATCAGTAGATGTGattgttttttaaaattatctCGTGTTATGTACCATATGAAAAATACGTGTACATATGAGactttatttttgaatttttacagttttacacgtgttttttttatttattgctCATGAGTGATAATATGACGAACAATAGAAGTAGaataatgatattttggatTGTGCATAGTGTAACTATAATTAGGGGTAAAACCGGCGCAACTTGCAAACTTTAAGAATATAATTATAGCATTTATGATATTAGACATAAAATTGTTTCTAACAGTCAATGTTGgggatatttttacattttatccATTTGGGAAAAATGATAAGCTTTAAACGGCACAATTTTAAGTTTCATAGATGAGTTTCATTAATAGAAGATATACAATTTTAAAATCTTATTAGATGGCTAAAAACGATGGAGATCGGAATTTGACTAAAACATGAATGacacatgaaaaaaaaactcattttctaATTACACCGGCTATCTAGTAAATATAATGTTTAAgattacacttttttttttcttttaaaaaaaagattacACTATTTTCTTTATACGTAGAGATTAAATTTACTTTCCTCCCGTAACCATAAGaatgaatttgttttttttatgtttttggaaaagaaaaacatattggAAACTTCCGAAATGCATAAATTACATTTGGGGGCCAAATGATGTGAATTGGGCTTTGTTGGAGATACCTTACCCAAATTTCAGAACCTTAAATTTACTTACAAAATCCAACATTGTTTCTCATGTCTTGAACGAAATTCATACTCATTATttattcatcttttaaaaaacaTTCTTCCATTTAATATTGATTATGATATGATTAACAATAATGAATTcacttaaaaaataat of the Euphorbia lathyris chromosome 7, ddEupLath1.1, whole genome shotgun sequence genome contains:
- the LOC136235171 gene encoding protein IQ-DOMAIN 32, producing MGRSTSCFKLIPCAGDSTDNDDLQAPENKGSSDKRRWSFRKRSARHRVLSNTVIAEAPYSANKGCSDSGSLNFQSPDTSTVPEKISVIHCTDEKPQLPTSIDSKASETIVVIEDKSEDDAQLEESVVIVIQTAVRGSLAQRELSKLKNLVKLQAAVRGHLVRQQAIGTLRCVQAIVKMQTLVRARQARLFREGLSSEKKIDGKYEKANSKTSGKENSTTKPNVTYTSINKLLSNKFARQLMESTPKERPIHIKCDPAKPNSAWNWLERWMSVSSAEPTPHPESRSEQLERENTGNLALQEETAVPFGGFYEIADSESSTKENDVLPSLTDEKLISSDKDDFQFQEPHPPSALAEDNLEQPRFEKIVASDVEEPSTDIDSLPNQTTESNVEPHIETNSLPNKEEVEGEPTDQPKRKRYASEPLETEGKKFVFGSRKVSNPSFLAAHSKFEELSSTTNSTRSPNQDGEVEPKTETVSSGANTVMRTKELNVLDNAVPNTFRGHHGGSECGTELSVTSTLDSPDISEVGAAEPESEREVKSSEKETCNPSITKDDVAAEKASSDPVSDLSDSVTIQPDKHDDVRNESANSIVAAKSPLIEKKPERSASDIQRELSSETVGLTYRSSPEASPRSLMTVPESQGTPSSQLSVTDKKNRSGKSASNQKRKYVSATKRSPSNPNNDSGARDSMEQLARDQKNGKRRNSFGSTRADHTDQEPGDSSSSSSVPHFMQATQSAKAKLQATSSPRSSPDIQDREYVKKRHSLPGTNGRQGSPRIQRSTSLAQPGSKGNGALIVHEKKWQR